GCAAGCCAAAGCCAAAGGCATTTGGGGGTGGGGTCTGGCGTTTTGGGGAGCAGATCCTGGGAGTGTGCTGAGGATGCAGGTGTGCAGAGAGGTGAATGGAGCCGAAGCAGAGAAAGAAGCCAAGACAGGAGACACACGCCCCTCAGAGGAGCAGGGAGCCTGGTTTCTTAGCATTGATCTGTTTTTGGCCCCCCATTCCCAGTAACAGGCTCGTGAGACCTGATAGTACTGGAGGAGGCTCTTGGAATGGCATGCTATGAAACTCCCTTTCCTTGAGTCAGAATCCATTTCTTCCAACCCAAAGTACAAacagaaaaggataaaaaataatcATGGATTTTTAGACCTCAGAACACCCTGGAGGGTGCACCAAGCATGATGTGGGTGGGGGCAGGCGGCATGTGGTGGTCTGAGTCCCTGACTTACCCTGAAGGCCTCCGGCTGTATCCCCGAGCTCCGGAGCCGATTCAAGCGGACATCCAGGAACTCGATGCCACTGGGCAGCAGGGGCAAAGCCACCAACTGGTTCTCTGGGAGGATCAGATCCTGCAGGGCAGGCAGCAAGCGGAGGGCGTCATTGTCAATGGAGGAGATGAAGTTGCTGGTGAGGTCAATCCTTTTCAGTTTTGCTGAGGGACATTGGGAGAGAACAAAGAAAGATACTGGGACACATGATCTTTCCTTGCACCCTGTTGGATGTGCCTGGGTATCCTGCTCCATCCCTCTCAAGATAAGGGAATTCTAACCAGCTCTCTCCCTGCAGTAGATCCAAACCAGCAGAAATTACAGTCTAAAGGACCCCTTGGAAAAGCCCGCGGATTTGTCAATACCTTTCCCTGGATTCTGGGTTGCCCACCTTGGATCCCACTGGAAGAAACCTCTGAAAGGCAAGAACCAACTAGCCCGGGAATCTCTGGACCCATCCCACCTGGTCCCCAACAGCATATTGAGCCCTCTGCACTTTTCACAATGGGCACCCAGGCTGGAAAGGCTGTGGGTGATTGGCAATGGAAGCTGAAGTGGAGCCCGGGTCTCCTATCCTAGGCAGGACATGAGGCCTAGAGCAGCCAACAGCATCAGTAGGTGGAGGATGATCTGGTCCAGAGGCCAGCAGAGCTACAGGTGCTGGGACATACTGAAAATGTTGGCTTCATCCCACCTTCCCTGCCCAGAtgtttgtggggaaaaaaaaaaatgagaagaacacTTCTACCATTTAAACTCTTCAAAGAAAGGAATTAGAAGGACTTGGGGGATCTTTCCCTTTGACAGCTGGAGAGACAGAACTAAAAGGGAAAGACTAACACACaggtgggctggggctgaagctcaggggtagagcacttgcctagcatgtgtgaggcactgggttccatcattagcaccacatagaaataaataaaggtccatcaactaaaaaatatttttaaaaaagactcacACAGGTGGGGGAGAACAGTGTCTGGTCACTGTTCATGTGGCCAGGTGGccccctctcccttttcctcagaGCATTACATACTCAGCCCTTTGAAGTCTCTGGTCCTGATGCGGCTGATGCGGTTGAAGCGGGCGTACAGATAGGTGGTCATCCGGGGAAGAGGAGGAATGTTCTCTAGGTCAATGTCATCACAGTACACAGAAGATCCAAGGCACACACAGACCAGGCAGGTGGGCAGGCCTGGCCCAGGTGGAAGACAGAACAAAGGGAGACCCCTGATCAGACTCCCTTCGGCCTCTGAAGCCCGTGGCTCTTGATCCAGGGAGTATCTGAGCCACGTGTCCTCTTGATGGCCTGCGGGTTGCTGTCTAGAACCAATTGGCCTGATGCACCCAGATGGTACTGACGGCTCTCAGCCTGTCCCTCAGCCCTCAACCTAAGAGAATCAGTCAGCTTGACCTCAGTTCCTACTCGGTACTTTCATCAGGCCCTGGTCCTTTGTAGGTTTTCCTGGGTCTATGTGAGCATTTCTAGGATATCCAGTGGCCTTTTTCCCACAGGTCTCCTCTCTGGTCTCAACAGGTACAGTAAAGATGAGACAAAGCCAGAATTCAGAGGAATAGTCGGGGGTTGGTTGCCGGGTCTGCCAGCTGCCTTTGGGAAGAGCAGTTGGACATGTTCTCTGAGGCTCTGAGAAGCACAGTAAGGCCCAGACGGACTGGCCAATGCCCGTGCCACAACCATCTCCCCTTCTTACGGCAGCAGCACCCCGATTTTCTACTGGGAAACAGCCCTCCCCTAGGCCCAGTCCATGGCCCCACCTCTGTATCCGGCACTCCTGCGGCTAAGGCAGTCCATTCCAACTCAGACCACCTTTAAAAAGTTGGGAAGACTGTATTGACTCAGGCCCAGGACCCTATGGGAGGCTCTGTCAGTTCTCGCAGGACAGAAATTCCTGTGAGGCCATTATTAGCCCGACTCAAGGAAGCACTACGGTAGCAGTAACAGCCCCAAGATGAAGTAGCAGTTCCCTGCCAGCAGTGACCAGCAGGACTGGTAAAGCAGGGGCCCCAGGACCCTTCTTATCCCAAGGCCTTGAATGGCAGGTCCAGCTAAGGCTCTTTACCGTCTCTTAAGGGTTTAATAGCTTCTATGGCTCTGCAAGGTCACGGATCCTGACCAAAGGCCTTGGCTGATGCTCCAGTCCCCCAGGAGCACCCACACAAATACCCTGAGAAGAGGGATGCCGAGTGCAAGCAGGCCCAGAATGAGCTGCTTCCTTCCGATGCCCCAGTTTCTGGTCCCCAGCAGCGTACTGAGCCCTCTCCACTGGCCACACCAGCATCCCCGGCTCCAGAAAGGCTTTGGGAGGGAacggggaggggctggggctgctaAGGAGGTGAATGTGAGGCTGAAAGCAGTGACGGCTTCATTGGCCCCCATGCCAATGACAGCCACAAAGTTATTTATCCTTCTCTACAGGCTTTTAATTGTCTCTAATCTAATTACCACTCAAGTTGCTCCCTGAGTGATGCTGTTAATTAGGGTAGGGTGGCTCTGCTGGGGCACAGGGAAAGCTTGCAGTTGCTTCACCTAGGAAAGCCGACCCCCCCCAATGGCtatctcccctcctctccctgctgttAGGTGCCAGCCTTGACATTCTGTTTCTACTCCTGACCACACTCCACTTGGGTACCACCTGGTGCTGGGTCATGGCTGCCGGACCTTGGACCTACAGATATGATAACCATTTGACTGTGTACTTACCATGGCTGGCTGGGGAGCCCAGTGGGCCTGGCAGAGTAGGCTTGGTCATCGTGGGGTTTGACAAGGGTGTCCTTGGAGTCACCTTGCTCTGGGTGGGACTGATCCTGGTTGGAGGAGCCAGGCTGGTTACCTTAACCTGGAGACACAGCACACAGCATACTGTAGGCTGGATTTTGCCCACAAAGGACCTAACTTTGGGCTTTAGAAACCTCAGTGACCCATCTCAAACTTGCAAAGAGTCACTGTGAAAGAGGACGGAGGAAGAGCACAAAGAGTGAGCCAGGAAGGGACCTTAAAGAGTATCAGATCCACATGTTCATTagatagatgaggaaactgaggcccagagaggggagggaCTCGGATCAGGGAGCCAGTCGGAGCTAAGGCAGAGCTAGCACCTGGGTCCCCAATTCCCTCAGCAGGTGCTCTTCCATGCTGACCTGGCTCACAGCACCCACAGCAGAGGCTTCAAACTGGAGGACAGTCTAGGAAAAGAGATGCAggtgatatttccttttgggGGAGAATATGAGGACTTTGCTGACCTTTACCTCAATGAGGCACACTGTCATACCTGACAGCCTGGGAGGGACGCATGACTTCTAAGGGGGTGAGGGGGTCCTTCTAATTTGCTATCAATATTCTAACTGGAGGTTTGTGTTCTCTTTCTTAATATCATGTAAGTGACAATGTCCTATGGAGGGTCCTATGCCCCTTACAGAGAGTTGGAGGCTTGAGAAGCCTGCATCTGGGGCAGGTGGAGAGGGGCCAGGGGCCTGGTCTTGCAGGGTATGGTCAGTTGCGTGTCCCTCACCTCAGCCAGCTGGTCCCCGTAGTCAGCCAGCTCCTCATAGCTGCTGAGGTCAATGACCTCACTGTAGTCATCCGGGATCACCATGTAGCTCCCCACATGCAGCTCCGAGTAAGGATCGCTTTCCCCATAGTGGCTCTGCTCCTCGCTCCTCCTCTGTTCCTTCTCTGGGAGAGAAGCCGGCCCTGCCTCCTGCAGCACCAAGGCCAGCAGGCTCAGGAACAACGTGGAGAGCCTCATGAGGGGCCTGGGGGTGGGAATGGGGTGAGAACTGGGTGGAATCACTACAGCACCCATCCTGGGGGGTGCACATGAGGAAGAGCGGCTGTCTGTGCCTGGTGGGAATGGCTTGCAaacttcctccccttcccaccaTTCATCATGCACGCTTACTCAGCACCTTCACTCCACGCTCAAGCTCCCCAAAGGCTGGGCTATGACTGGGGGCACCCCCAGCACCTCTTCCACACACCCACACTGGTGTTATCTCATACAGCACATGCAGATACCCACATAAtcctgattcctcatcacagaCTCACTCACCAAAGCCCTTTTTCCATGCACCTCCCAGCGCTCCCGGCATGCATTTGTGCATCTGTGTAGATATTCTCCCTTAACTGCACACTCAAAATATAACAGTTAGATACTAAATTAGATTTAGAGAAACCCTCAACCTCAAGGAgtctttgttgtgtgtgtgtgtgtgtgtgtgtgtgtgttagagatcACTCAATCATGCATTCACTCAACGAACATGTATGGGGTCCTTGTTAAGTTCCTGGCACTAGATTTGCCTCTGGCAGGGGTAGAATGAACATGGTGTGGCCCTTCTCAGGAGCACCTCATCTGTTTGGAGATATGGACTTAAAATTTGACATGCAATGTAAAGAATGTTAGTTCATAACATAGATTGAGAGAAGCAACTTTTTACAAACCTATTTCTAGAAATCAGAGAATTCTTTGTGTGTTGTAAGAGAGTAGACACATCCAGAAAGTTCCTTAGATATCTGTACATCTCTGTATGTGTGAGCGCACTGGTGACCATGCCCATGTGTGATGGTCACGTGAGTGtgaatgttcatttatttagctCACCCATGTTGTACAGATGGGCAGAGGGATGTGTGTGGAATGGCCGTGGATGCATCCATGGAGAGTGGATACACAGACACAGCAGGTGTGTGACTGATCACACGGCCCTCCCCAAAGTCCCTGCACACATTTCTAGTAGACCCTCCTCCTCAATTTCAGCTGGGCAAAGGGCTAAGCCCCCAGCAGTAGCAAAGGGGCACATTTCACCTCACTTCCCATTCCTTACTCCAAATCAAACtacatgaattttaaataaactccTGAGGCAGAGTTCACTACCCAACCAGAAGCCTCCTCCAACTTCTGCAGCCAGAGGCCTAGACTCCCTCCGTCCTCCCTggcccagccccagctctttcCCCTCACCTGTGGCCCTGAGGCCTCCAACCTTGAACCTTACCCTTTAGATGCCCTTTGGTTCCAAATGGAGCCCTACAGCATACAGACAGAGGGACTCTGATGGAAAGGGTGGCTGCTGTGGGGCAGACGCTGGGCAGGAGGACAAGCAGGCAGGCAGGCGTGGGTCCAATCAGACTTCTCATTCTTTGTGATGTCCTGCTgtttcccctcctctttcctcaGGGGGTCCCCAATTCCATTCCTTTGCTGGATGAAGgaaattcttcctctctctccctccaccagCTTTGCCaccctccccctctctttctcttaactGTCTGCTCCCTCTCTTTCTGGCCACCCTCCCGGTAAGGCCAGGTCTTTGAGGGGCAGGCCGTGCCCACCCTAAAATGAAGGGGCCTCACCCTCAGATTCTGAACTTTCTGAGAAGGCTGGGTTGAGGGTATGTGGAGGGCTGGAACTTGCCTTcccagttttttggttttttttccctctccaacCAAAGAGTGATGAGGATTGGCTTCATAGATGGAATCGAAAGATAAAAAGAGGCTGAGCCGAGGAGGAGTGCCAACCAGCCCCAACACCCACAGTCCCTGAAAGGAACCATATTGAACAAAATCACCAGCGGGAGGGTCTGGGCCTGCGGGATGCAAAGAGATGGTGaagagggggtggggaaggaTTCGAAAGCCAACTTAAAGTTCACAGATGATGATCAGGAGGAGGATgcagaaaattctttaaaacttcTAGGAAGAAAGGACATGGAACCAGAAGTCTCCTCCAACAACTCCAAGGACGGGCGTTGGGCTTGGACACCAGAAAGGACTTCCTCATCATAAACACTGTAGACACCACGAGGAGCCTTTGGGGCTGGCTGGGAAGTACCTCCTCCTCTCAAAGATGTACTGATCAAGAGAAATTCTTCTTTACTTGGTGCCTCAGACAGGCGGTGAGTGGGCGTGGCTAAAATGTTTCTCTGATTCTGCCAGCCTGCAGCCGGCACCTCTGCCAGgctcttccatgatgttctctgCCCCCTGTTCCCTCCCACTGGCTAATCCTTTATTCTAGCCTCAAGGCCAACTGAGTCTCATCCCTGTATTGAACAGATGAGGAAGCCAAGGCTCAGAGAAGGGCGgcgacttgcccaagatcactcAGAGCCACACCCAGCACCTAGATTCCCTGAGTCTCACACCAGAGTTTGCCTTGGTTTGTAGGATTTCATCTTTTCGACCTCATCCCAGGGAGCCCTGAGACCATGTGTCTCTGAGCGCTCAGAACAGATGGTCTTGGCAAACTCATCTCTGCCCTGGTCTAACAGGTAAAGGGGCAGACCTCATAGCCGGCGTGGGAGGGGGCCTTCCCTCAACCCAAGAAAGCTGGGCACCTGAGAAATGTACGGTCCTGtgcctctggcacttccccaccCTGGAGCCACACCACCCAGGCCTCTCCTGGATGGAGGGAGGTGTAGTCCTGCAGCCAGAAGGGATCCGGGGAAGCAGATGGCACATTTGGCAGACTGTGCTCCTCGGCTTTCCTCTCCATAGCCAGGCCAGAGGACCTCTGTCCCCAAGGTCCGTCTGGGAGCATCCCCCCTCCGGTCCCACACTTTATTCCAGCCAACGCTACTGTTCATTCATTCCCCCGCCActggcttcctccctccctccctctccactcTCTCATGACACCCTCGCAGGTCGCGATGCCCTCTGCCCTGCGATGGGTCCTCCTCCGAGCTCCCTCCAACCTCACGGCCAGCCACGCGACCGCGCATGCGCCGGCTGCCTGATGCGCGCCCCCGCATCCTCCGCTGGGAGCCACCTTCTGATGCAGGCTCTGGTCCTAGACTCTCTCCCGACTTCTGTTCTCGCTTTCGCAAGCTCGCGGTTACACACCGGTTCCCATGGATTTCAGGGAGTGGCCATGGACGTGTATGAGTGACCTGCGTGGGAAATGGCCCACCCGCGTGCTGTTGCAGACGGCTCAGCTCCGCGAGAGCCTGGCAAAGGGGGCGGGTGGTCGGGGGAGGCGTCCTCATCCTAATCTCTCATTAGCAGAGGCACAAGGCATGTTGATGGAACAGAGGTGGCAGGCGGTGTGGACAGAAGCCTGGCCAGATGACCTTGTTGCTGCCTATGTTCTGGGCAGGGAGAGTGGTGGGGGTGGAAAGTTCAAGAACCCTCCTGTTTTTTGGATAGCAAGGTATATTCCCTGCTGAGGACTGCTAGCCACGGAACTCCAGGACAGGAacacaattctttctttctcctcagaatccccctcccccttctccaggGTGGACTCCTCTCCTCCTTGAGTTGGCCATTCCAGACATgtgctttttccttttcccatgtgACAAAATTCGAGTGATCCCTAAGAGCCTGCTTAAATGACAGGAGCCTTTCCAGTTTCCTCTAAGCAGAGACAGgggtcctctcctccctcctgtttGTGCACAGCATGACTCCTAACGCTTCAGACTGAAATCCAGCTCGTGGAATTTCCCCCTTTACCAAGTTATGAATTCCTCAAGGGCATGGGGTCTGTATTGCTCAGCCTAAATTCTTAACTGGGAACCTGGCCTATAGTTGATGTCCCTGAACATTTGCCAAATGGACCTGAAGCAGGTGTTCAGCAGGCAGGATGGGAAGCAGGAGGGCATATTTGGCAGTTTTCTCCTACGGAAGGTGGTATGAACTGGGATTCTAGTAAGTCACTTTTGGAGCCAAGTTCCTTCCAAAGAGGAGCCAGGGGCACCCCCTGCTTGCCTTTCAGGAACTTCTGCATGGCCTACAGACCATTCCAAATGATTTGGCCCTTTATTCTCTGCCCTCAAAATGGCTTTTCCATTGTTCCTGTGCGCATTACATTTCCCCAATTCATCCCTAAGCTTGCTTGGCCAGGAAAGTTGACTGTTTTGTCTTTCCACCTGTGCCTCAAAACTGAGCCTGGGGAGACCTTGACAATTTAGTGTCTGTGGGTCAAAAGAACCTGGGGGTTTGGATTCAGATGTGGCTGTTTGATTTCTGGTCTAACATTAGGAATAATTTTTCTTGAGGGCTATGAGTTTTGAGGAAATTCTCTGAGAAAAAGCTTTGAGATGACTGTCCCAGAAGATTCTTAAGAATAATATCTTTCCTCCACCCATCTTCTCAGTAAGTGgtgtggaggtggggggtggTGTCAGGGAATAGGGATACAGATGACTTTAAGGTATTATCTTGACCTGTTCACAGTCTCAAGTTCAAGCAAGttgtttttcaaattactttattTCCTCTGCTGTAAAGCGTGTTGAAATGTGAAACTTGTTCCACAAAGTTAACATGGTCTTCAAGAGAGAGTAGCTATATGTGCAGAGTACACATACACACCTACGTACACACCTGTTTATGTAGATGCCAACAGCACTGAGGCGATGAACTTGGGTAAAGAGAAGGGGCTTTCTAAACCGACAGAAAGGCAACCTGCCCATTGTGTGTGCTTGGCCGGGGTGGGGGTAACCTATGATGCCAATTGAATGCTACCCCTGTGGTGTACAGCTGCAGAGAGCAACACAGGGAGCAGACGGATTCTAGATGGGGCAATGGAATGGCGATGATGGTGTGGCCACTAAAAGAAAATAGTTCAGGTTTGCAGGACTAGGCTCCCCCTGGGGAGTCACAGGAGCTGTGCTCCCCTGAGGGCCTCACCAAAGGGGCTGAGGTCACAAGGTGTGAACAGGTCCGAAGGGGGCTTATCCAGGCCATAGCACCAGGTTGCTTGCAGCCATAATAATATGTTGACTTTAAGCAGGAGCCTTGGAGAAACCAGCTGCAGCCAGAAGAGGAAGCTGAATGGAGCAGGGAAAAGAGTCAGGGGTGGGATGGGCCTAGAAGGTGCAAAAAAGAAGTGAATGAGAGTATAATAGAAATACCTTAATGTTAGGGACTCTGCTTAATCCAACTTATTGAAACCTTTGGAGCTTTTCTCATCCTGACTTGAGGGTGGGCACTGTGTTACCTGTTTCCAGAACATCCACCTCTCCATACTCCCCACCAGCATACACACTCAGGACTACAGAGGGTCAGAGCCCCTGGAGTAAATTAGGGGGAAAGAGGTAGGTGAGGAAGCCCAGGTGCCACTTGGAGACCTGCTGAGCTGCTCACCTGGGCCAGgtaaggagaaaagagaatcctCTGGGGAGGGACAATCATATAGGGAATAAATTACTGCAAAGAAAGGGGTAATAGGTAAGACTTGTCCTGCATTAGGGTGTGCTGGAGAGTGCAGAGATGAAGACTTGGCACATGAGAACTGGGATCTCAAAGGAGCATCTTATCTCCACCTGTGTTTATGGATGTGGGAGCTGAGAGCAAATGGATCTGTCAGGATCAAGGTCAAACTGTATTCTCATCTGGGCTCTCCAAGGTTTCCCATTTATGCTCATTCACTGTTAGTAAAGATGCAAACCTCTACACCTTTGTGCCCTTTGGGCTCTAGAGGAGAGAGGCACCATGCATGTCACCCGTGGCTCTTCCAAGCTGGAATCCTATACCAGCTTCTTAACCTTGGAACATCACCCCACAGAGAGGGTGAGGAGTCTGGAGCCAGCTGTGACCTTCAGCAGCCACCAGGTGTCACTGATGTGTCTGTCTTAGAAATGGGGGCCAAATTCCAATGTGGCAGAGGCTTCTGGGAGATTTCCAGATGCTCCGCCCCTTCTTCCTTGTTCCTCAAGAACCGCCTGCTTGGGGGTGGAAGTGACTGGGCTGATCACACTAACACGGAACAGATGGCAGGGTGGGGCGGTGTCTCTTGACCTTCCACTGTGAACACTGTGTTCCCCAGGGCCTCAGGACTTGTGTTGAAGTTGGGTCAGGGGGGCTGCAGGGCCCATCTATACTGACATGGGCCCAGCCTCCGACCCtgatccccagccctctccctctaGCTGAATCCCAGTTCTTTGAGCCACTGTTCCTATCTGAAGCCCAGCAGGAGACTGGGTTTgcctggagaaggaggagggactTCAGACTATCCCTGTGCAGAGACAGCCAGATGCAGGCCCTTTGGAAACCCTCACCCTCCGGCCCATCTTGGTCATTCCCTCACACTTCCTTCCTGGATAATGTGGATGGCAGAGAGCAGTGCAGTGTCCCTGAACAGGGAGGTGGAACAGCAGTTTTGGAAGGAGGGATCCTTGGTTGAGGAGACCTGGATTTCTCAGCCTCTTTGGGGCAGCGTTGCCCAAGATGGAGAAATCTCCAGCAGGACTCTCCAAAGCTCACCTCTGGGCTTCCCCAAATCATCTCTGTGTTTCACTTGGCCAGGACCAAGGTCAGATGTCAATCCATGGCCCAGCCTGAGCCAGGAGTGATGGGTGGAAGAGGGAAGAGGGTATGTGAAGTCCTTAGGCATACATCTGTGTTTCTGGAGCAGAGGGAGACCACAGGAGGCCAGCCGTTTGGGGGGGTTGTGCAGGGGGTGCCTTTGAACTGGGTGGGACCAAATCAAGCCCTGGGAAGTCTTGCTTCAGAGCTGCAGCAGAACATACGGCATCTCCCATCCTCAGAAAGGGGAGAGGTAAGAGGCAGGGCTGAGAGCAAGAGAGGGCGACAGAGAAAAATGATGGGCACAGGCGCCTTCAAGTGCGGTCAGAGGAGGTCCAGCCCAGGGCAAGGTCTAGATGACCACGGACTGCAGGAGGCGGAAGCACATCATGAGGTCCAGCGGGATGGGTGGCTTCAGGAAGTTCCCATCCAGCCGCAGGTAGCGCAGGTGTGGCACGTTCTCTAGGTCTGAGGAGAAGTCGTGGAAGGCCACCAGGTCATGGGGACAGATCTGCGTCCCATTGATTTCtatggagaaagaaagggagatgtCAACAGCAGGGTACATGGGAGGCAAAGAGAAGGAAGGACTCTAGAATTCTCTCTGGAACTAGCCGACCTTGGGAATGAGTGACCATAGATGAGTGGCCCTAACCTCCAGGCTGTTTactcatttgcaaaatgactGAAGTCGGAAATGATCAATAATTGTTATTGAAGTCACTCCAGAGAATTGGATGTGAGGATAACGGACCCATTGCATCCTGGGGTGTTAAATTGGAAGGGGTCCTTAGAGACCCCCATGATCAGGTTTATGCTGTAGAAAGAGGAATCTAGCTAAGTGTGGAgaaggaacagagggagggaagatCGGAAACCTCGGGGATGTGAGAATTACTCTGGAGAATTACgcctgtggggtgggggtggagtgtGAGGATGGATGGAAGATGGTTATGTCAACAGGAGTAGAGATGACAGGAAGAGGAACAGAGAGCTGGGGAGGTGATGAGCCCACTGATTCTCAAGTGTCCATGGCCTGAGattccattttctcctttgcGCTCTTGTGAGACAGACGAGGCATGTCATCTTCTAAATAAGATTCTCTTTTCTCCCTAAGCCTGGCCTTGCTTGTCCTCTGTGGAGacgaaggaggggagagagggagcagTCATTGttgtcttctcttcctctcctgtttttcctctttcatggTTGAGGTAGTGGAAAGACCCTGACCGAGGTGGATTTTCCCATAGGGCTTTATTATTTTGTGCCTTATTATTCTGACACTTGTTCCTCATTGTGTGAAATGTTGAGGGTGGTGCCTGCCCTGGACATCAACGAGGGAATGTTTATGATGTCATTTTGCAAAATGTACAGGTGGCAGCAATATGATAATTGTTGAAAACATAATCGTGCTAGGCATGGtttgacacatgcctgtaatcccagtgtcttgggaaggaggctggtgcaggaggatttttgagttcaaagccagcctcaggagcaaggccctaagcaactcatcaagaccctgtctctaaataaaatattaaaaagggctgggaatgtggctccatggttaagtgcctctggattgaatccccggtaccaaaaaggaaagaaaacataatcATCATGCGGACCCAGGTCCCACTGTGCCCATCCTATTCTATCTGTTAGTGATGTGGAAGTCAGGCTGGGTGGGGGTGAGCGCTTGCAGTGGAGGACATGATTTTTCTGACTTCAACCTCAGCAGTCTGAGATACCCCTCTGCAACATGTTTTTCCACAGTCTGGAACTGTCACCATCTATTAATTGAAGTGTCCTTTCTGTCTATATTCTCAACCTATTCATCTTCCTGGGGTTAATGTGTTCCACTTTAATTGCTATCTGCAGGGTAAAATTagactgtttttctattttcctgaatttttttttcttgcaagataaacaaacaaacaccttCTTCACTTCTTGTAATTATCCCAGATACATGAACAGGCCTGTTGTGTCCATTTGTTCCAAGATCATAGAAACTTAAATTCTCTCTTTTTGGATTAGAAACCAAAGATCCTCTCATAGTGTTCTAGGTTTCCCTTTCTTGTTCCTTGATTCTCTTCACCCTTCATTCCTtgttagagtctataaacaagtcaggatggcgcctggcattttgccagggggagtggtttgtgaggtggcgccagcgagccattaagtgtggagatttcttattggttgactgctgtatctagtttatgttaattaagataagctgtgtggaatgtatatatacccctcctgtcctacaataaacagctcccactcctgctgt
The sequence above is drawn from the Urocitellus parryii isolate mUroPar1 chromosome 9, mUroPar1.hap1, whole genome shotgun sequence genome and encodes:
- the Optc gene encoding opticin — encoded protein: MRLSTLFLSLLALVLQEAGPASLPEKEQRRSEEQSHYGESDPYSELHVGSYMVIPDDYSEVIDLSSYEELADYGDQLAEVKVTSLAPPTRISPTQSKVTPRTPLSNPTMTKPTLPGPLGSPASHGLPTCLVCVCLGSSVYCDDIDLENIPPLPRMTTYLYARFNRISRIRTRDFKGLTKLKRIDLTSNFISSIDNDALRLLPALQDLILPENQLVALPLLPSGIEFLDVRLNRLRSSGIQPEAFRALEKLQFLYLADNQLDSIPWPLPLSLRSLHLQNNMIETMQTDAFCDPVEHRHTRRPLEDIRLDGNPINLSLFPSAYFCLPRLPIGRFT